One window of the Seriola aureovittata isolate HTS-2021-v1 ecotype China chromosome 22, ASM2101889v1, whole genome shotgun sequence genome contains the following:
- the LOC130163696 gene encoding sodium- and chloride-dependent GABA transporter 2-like produces MKGDAAKAGLPNGVSRAKDPLPPLEEKMEERGQWSNKIEFILSVAGSIIGLGNMWRFPYLCYKNGGGAFLIPYLIFLFTCGVPVFFLETALGQYTSQGGITCWRKISPLFEGLGYGTQVIVTLLNFYYIIVLAWGIFYLSFSFSWDLAWSSCNNTWNTENCVEFERRNTSVNQTINLNVTSPVIEFWERRALRISPGIDQMGSLNWDLALCLFIAWVMCYFCIWKGVKSTGKVVYFTATFPYVMLIVLLIRGLTLPGAAIGIKFYLYPDLGRLADPQVWMDAGTQIFFSYAICLGSLTALGSYNKYNNNCYKDCLSLCFLNSGTSFVAGFAIFSILGFMSYEQNVPISEVAESGPGLAFIAYPRAVSMMPFSPLWAALFFIMIVFLGLDSQFVCVESLVTAIVDMYPAVFRRKNRRELFLLGASLFSFLMGLIMLMEGGMYVFQLFDYYAASGMCLLFMSIFETVCIAWVYGADRFYDNIEDMIGYRPGPYIKYCWLFFTPATCIGTFAFSLIKYTPLKYNNEYVYPWWGYVIGWLLALSSMVCIPLWMVYKISTTQGTLRERIQLLITPSDDLPKTKREQERLLAIFAPEGDATMTKNGYFPVLERDSNV; encoded by the exons ATGAAAG GAGACGCTGCAAAAGCAGGCCTCCCCAATGGCGTCAGCCGAGCCAAGGACCCGCTGCCCCCCttggaggagaagatggaggagcgGGGCCAGTGGAGCAACAAGATCGAGTTTATCCTGTCAGTCGCCGGCTCCATCATCGGCCTGGGCAACATGTGGCGCTTCCCTTACCTGTGCTACAAGAACGGAGGAG GTGCATTCCTCATCCCCTACCTGATCTTCCTTTTCACCTGTGGCGTTCCAGTCTTCTTCCTGGAGACGGCGCTGGGCCAGTACACCAGCCAGGGAGGCATTACCTGCTGGAGAAAAATCAGTCCCCTGTTTGAAG GTCTCGGCTATGGTACCCAGGTGATAGTGACTCTGTTGAACTTCTACTACATCATCGTTCTGGCCTGGGGGATTTTCTAcctgtctttctccttctcttggGACCTGGCCTGGTCATCCTGCAACAACACATGGAACACAG AAAACTGTGTGGAGTTTGAGAGGAGAAACACCTCAGTCAACCAAACAATCAACCTGAATGTCACCTCTCCTGTCATCGAGTTCTGGGA GAGAAGAGCGCTGAGAATTTCCCCAGGCATTGACCAAATGGGCTCTCTGAACTGGGACCTGGCCCTGTGTCTGTTCATCGCCTGGGTCATGTGCTACTTCTGCATCTGGAAAGGGGTGAAATCCACAGGAAAG GTGGTCTACTTCACTGCGACCTTCCCCTATGTGATGCTGATTGTGCTGCTGATCAGAGGGCTCACGCTGCCTGGTGCTGCAATTGGCATCAAGTTCTACCTTTACCCTGACCTGGGACGACTGGCGGACCCACAG GTGTGGATGGACGCTGGCACCCAGATCTTCTTCTCCTACGCCATCTGTTTAGGGTCGCTGACGGCTCTGGGCAGctacaacaaatacaacaataacTGTTACAA AGATTGCCTGTCACTGTGCTTCTTGAACAGCGGCACTAGTTTTGTGGCAGGCTTTGCAATCTTCTCTATCCTGGGCTTCATGTCTTATGAACAGAATGTTCCCATCTCAGAAGTAGCAGAATCTG gtCCCGGCCTTGCCTTCATAGCTTACCCCCGTGCTGTGTCCATGAtgcccttctctcctctgtgggCCGCCCTCTTCTTCATCATGATTGTTTTTCTGGGGCTGGACAGCCAG TTTGTGTGCGTCGAGAGCCTTGTGACGGCGATAGTCGACATGTACCCCGCCGTGTTCCGCCGTAAAAACCGCAGGGAGCTCTTCCTGTTAGGtgcctccctcttctccttcctcatgGGCCTCATCATGCTGATGGAG GGGGGCATGTATGTCTTCCAGCTCTTTGATTACTATGCAGCCAGTGGCATGTGTCTTCTCTTCATGTCCATCTTCGAGACTGTCTGCATTGCATGGGTCTATG GTGCAGATCGCTTTTATGACAACATTGAGGACATGATTGGCTACCGCCCGGGACCTTACATCAAGTACTGTTGGTTGTTCTTCACCCCGGCCACATGCATT GGTACCTTTGCCTTCTCCCTCATCAAATATACGCCTCTGAAGTACAACAATGAGTATGTGTACCCGTGGTGGGGCTATGTCATCGGCTGGCTGCTCGCTCTCTCCTCCATGGTCTGCATCCCACTGTGGATGGTGTACAAGATCAGCACTACCCAGGGGACACTCCGAGAG CGCATCCAGCTGCTCATCACACCATCTGATGATTTACCCAAAACcaagagggagcaggagaggtTACTGGCCATCTTTGCCCCTGAGGGAGATGCCACCATGACTAAAAACGGCTACTTTCCTGTTTTAGAGAGAGACTCCAACGTATGA